The DNA segment CAAATGTCCTGAGAAAAAAATCGGTCGATACataatgtgttgaaaatccgGCCGAAGCCGTAATaatatgaatttaaataaattaatgcaataaaaatatgatttcatattatattttaaaatataatattgaATTATATGTTGTTTGCTTCAAAGCTTTAAATGTTACAAATACATGTTCAACATACCAGTTGGTTTAAGTTTTTTCAACACCCTTCTATCTTCATTTATAGTTGCATGTACCATTTGATAATCTTCCTGAACGAAGCGTAATGAACAAATAACGTGTATGGTATGGTGAACTATAAAAACGAGAGAATTCGGGAAGCAAGAATCAGTCGATGTACAACTTTTAAACAATACACGTCAATAAAGAGAACTTTACATTTGGTATCAGAAGTCGGATGAGCACGGATGAGCACGGATGATCAAGGATGTGCACGGATGAGCGcggataagaaaaaaaaatggaaggacGTGATATTGGAGGATAAAGGTGTATGCGACTCGGAATTTGCTGTTGACGAAATTCCTACGAGCgacgtgtgtatgtggttgtgATAGCTGCGCTATAGCTTGGGCAAAGACGTGCGTTTCGTGTGCGTTGCGTGTTGAGACGGACGCGCAACCGACTAATTTGGAtacgtgtgttgtgtgctgtgctgtgtgaagAGCATACGACTGGAAgacgtgtgttgtgtgctatGCTGTGTGAAGAGCGTACAACTTGaagacgtgtgtgtgtgcgttgagTGTTGAGACGAGCGCGCAATCAAAATCAGGAAGACGTATTTTTGCTTGCGTGCTGCGTTCTGGGGCGGATGCGCAACCGGTATACGCGAAGACgtgtttgcttgtgtgtgcgcATCGGGGCAATTTGAAGTCGTGTGTTCGCTTGTGTGTGCTCGTTGAGACGGTCGCGCAATCGGCAAACAAGAAAGACGCGCGTTTGggtatgtgtctgtgttgagGGATGAAACGGGTGCAACCGACAAacttaaccgtagagttggcaaccagatttacacacgtaagttggcaaccggcatacccgggtattccacacgttttaatgcaaaaaaataacgattttcataggtaaacaatgctttctctattataatgctgtaagcaagtaatgccgaccatatattcccttctatttcatttattcattaagtttttttttcattttattataaaactaacagtcaaattgaaatttggaatcgcttgaatttgactcgaaaataagcacaatacgaaaagaggaagaagagaaacgtcattctccatatgtcgcgcacacgaaagtgtctttcggagcagcagcttaagacaggcacagtacacgccgacttaagcacaataatgaacgcaccaactggctcttggcaaataatcgcttcattaatttattcaattgattttatactcttaaaaatgctgaccgtcgtcgatcagcatattcttcttaatctattcttcttagcctatttttccatttaatcgttaaaccAGCGCACATCGCTGGCACGTTGCATGACATAGCTAGTCAGCATTTAttgacctagcaacgctttgttttttaagcCTAAATTGTCGTCAGCGAcaccatacaaaatgtatggaatacccgggtatgctggttgccaacttacgtggcaaaggtaaaaaaattcaaaataaaatacttagaggctgtttaaaattacaacttatgcaccaaaaaatcagaaattaaaagttgggaggctacggaaaatttcaggttaataaaagcaatgaatcaaaagttattgcagtttaaagtagaaaaaaatacccgggtatccggttgccaacttaaccttcatttctataaccacctacccgggtatgtTTTGCTTATTCTTTTTATGATAACTTTTTATTGGATTATCGAATCGATGCAAAAAAATTAGAATGCCTAgagaaacatgttttacaaaagtggtaaaaaattcagaatttttcaatttttaaaatgtgctttaaaaaataaaatcaacttttaccccttacttctataaccacctacccgggtaggtaatacatacaataaaggattttggTTTCGATTAGTCGCTAATTTTGTAATGATATGTATAGCAATGCATGTAGTTATATTTATAGAATCTATTCAAAAAGTTTTCTAGCTCTTAATATTCTTCAAAAGTCACATAGATTGAAATGATTGCCCAGACAGTCGGGAAGACATGGCGGTGTATTAGTGTCAGTTGAACTAATTGCTATGCATTCAATTTATGTAACTAAAAGCCATACTTCATAAATGTATAAACTAAAAAGAAGTATTGTTATTATAGCTGCATAGAATAAGTTAAATAAGACATTTTTTGactaataaaaatacaaattccctTATATAATGTattacctacccgggtaggtggtcataaagatgagggtgtatttttggtcatagAAACGAAGGTTAAAGGTTAATCAGTGTTGTGACAACTGCcccaagcgaaatttttcggggataatgaacataaactcatgccatctctttctattcatcagctctactctctcacacgcatcgatgaacttttacacatctctttgttcattgtgctatatttgaagggtttaaaactgatagataacgattcatgttcatgaactagtagtggtcaaatggtaatggtgtaatgtttgcaccatggtcgacatgagttcaattccatttttattgttttcattgaggttaaaatttttcttttatttataaagCATCCAGCTCCAGAAGCTTCAGACCCCTTTTACTCGTTGTTAGAAATGCGTGCTTAATAGTCAAtctgttatttttattgttttatttatttcttttaattcatttagtatcagtaccccttcatacaacaaaacaagcaaatagcacaatatcatgaataataatatggtggcgcaactggcaaagtgattcgaagtagaattagcgatgtggttggtagcatcaaggatgaagcatgagcatgaattggaatatgagggaagggaatgaatccgaatgttcatttctatttttagctcttttttgcatgggttcatccttcacgtgtgttcactatccccgaaaatgatctgtatttcgctggtcttttcggggataattcgttaacgaattatccccgaaaagaccagcgaaaaccaGCGTGGTCGGGAGCTTGGGGCGTTTGTTTACTTTGGCCTAACTCCACAACTTTTATTGATCGTGCGAATTTATAGGGTTCTGCGACAAAGGTCGACGGAGGGATACAGTGCACACCATTTTGCAACAACGGTTGTGATGGCGGTGGGGAGAAAAGAGATAAATAGCCCCGAAATACGCGCCCTCGATCTCGTTGTACGCCACAACACCAGtagaaaagaataaaaactaaatttgTGATTTTTATTCCCAGTAAATATCTACATTTCTCCTATTCTTTCGGTATTTCGCAACAATCAGTGTTTCACtttatttgactggcaccAACCTACGAGATTCTCCAGTCCAGTTTGTCCAGTCAAttaaatacaataaacaattaaacctTTAAACAAACGGAAGCAAACATAACTCAAGCGACTTTCCGTCATTTGATTGCTACGGAAATTACTACCACTTGTAGAAAATCGCATAAATCGTAAGTAAGAACGAAAcgaataaattgaaatgtgtTCATAACAGACATAATACCTTTTTAACATTAGAACCGCCGAATCGCATTCGAGAACTTATTCCGCTTGCCGTCGTGACAACTCATTGAAATTTtctgacttttatttatttttaacgatCTTTTGAATGCACctgtaacatttttttaaatctcatatggtatttaaaaaaaatcattttcaacctaaaaccgccatatgggacattTATGTCCCataccgtagcaatagacgatgcgcaatctcagattgcgcatataattatctgtcaaacgggtcgatttgatatatttatctgtcaaaaaaaatatatatatctcggacatataaatctcgaaattttatgcgcaatcttagCGCAATCTTGAAATAATAAGTTTGTTTGCATATAGCGGTAGGTATTGAAACGAATAAATATGAGATGATGCGTTGATTtttgaaccaaaaatctaATTATGTTTTGATTTCAGCCATGGAGAACGAATTGTTGAACGTGCCGAATCGCCGGaattatgaaaaattggtAAATATATAATCATTCTGTTTTTGCTACCGGTGTTTTTGTAGTGGAAGCAATTCTTGGGTGTATTTttgtagatttatttttactcgtattttatttaaatcgtATATGTTCAgtgtttgtgatttgtgtATGCGGTAGAAATTTAGAAATATGGGCAACGATTgaattattgttcaattttgattattttccgGCTTGGAAAAAACATAACCTCTGCTGCTTCTCCAGCTAccggcgatttttttttaaaacgacAGTTGCTTTGGAGTTTGtgaaaaaattgtaaaaattataGATTGTGTAAaagtttggaaaatgtatataCGTGTAAACGCTACTTGATTTTACGGTACGTGTATATTAGCATTAGgttatttttgacagctgcCAACAGAACAGAATAAAAAGCGAACGAATCAGGACGCCAAATCGAAGTGACTACAATTTAATCGATtttacatctcagaagtgggatagTGAGCCCAAAATGTCCGTAGATGACCAGAGAGTGACTAAGGATGAGATGCTTTGCGCACTCCAGTCGGCCGAAATAACCGTGCCATGTACGGCAACACTGATGCAGATCCGTGCTCTCTATAAGGAAGCGTACCCTAGCTCGCAACAAAATGGCGATTCCAACGAAACCATGTGCAACGCAGCCATTGCCGAAAGTAAAGAAGAGAGCGTCACCCAGATCATGAAAACTGATGTGATCAAAGAAAACGACGAAGCTGCAGCAGAAATTGTGCTCCTAAAGCAAAAATGTGAGATACTTGAACTGCGGAACAAATTAGCAGCGCTTGAGAGCCAAAGTCGTGAATACTCCAATACAGGTAGATTGCTTCATCCGGAAGAGGTTAAGCAGATTATTCCGATGTTTGGAGAGGGTGCCAGTTTCTTGCAGTGGATAAAAACGGTAAAACACAGTGCTGAAGTTTATGGTTGGACCGACCAAATGACATTGATGTACGCTAGCAGTCAGCTAACTGGCGCTGCAAAGGAGTGGTACAGTGGTTTCCGGCATTCTGTAACATCGTTTAAAGAATTTGCCGAAGGAATGGGAAAAGCTTTCCCAGACACGCATAATGAAGCTGCTATTCACAAGAAGCTGTTGCATACATTCAAAAGGAATGATGAGTCCTACGCCGCCTACATCTTTCGTGTACATGCCCTTGGAACAACTGGGAACGTGAGTAACGCAGCGATTATAACATACATCATCCGAGGACTATCGCGCGATCCCATGTATGACAACTTAGTGGCGAAAGAATATCGTGATGTGTATGATCTGATTGATCATGTAAACCGATGCGAGATGCATTACCAAATGCGTGAACCATCGTCATCCCCCACTCGTCCACAACCTTCAAGCCGTTTTACATCGATGCTGAAAACCAACACCAAACCAGCCAATGGGCGAGAAGAAATGGTGCGATGCTACAATTGTTCGAGTTTCGGCCATTTTTCCAACCAGTGCCGAAAACCACGTCAGTCTGCCCAACTATGTTTCTTGTGTGGAAGCCCTGATCACAAGAAACAAGACTGCCCGAACGTTGCCCAGAGGATGCCTGCCGCTATATTTGCACCGTGCGATCAGCAGAGTTTCCAACATCAGTGTCCGGCATCACGATTGCCTCAATCCGGTGGCAATGATTACTCACATCTGAACCTGTCGATggctgctgcagcagaaaACAATTACGGAGATGATAATGGAAATCAAGTGACTGGTTCAGGAGCTAGGATCGATCCAATTCAGGAGGTAAGTGTCGCATTGCTGAATGATAATGAATTAAGCGCAACGCAATcacgtgtgttttgtttgtttgattctgGCAGCCCTAAAAGTTTCATCAGTGAACAACTTGTGCCAAACATCAAACATACTCCTCAATTTTCGGGATTATGTGGATTAGGCAACCAGCAGCTTACATCTTTGGGCCATGTGAACATTAGAataaaatttcgaaatatcaACGTTTCCCATTCCTTTATGATACtgccaaaacaacaaacagcatgGCCCTTGATTGCAGGAAGGGACTTATTAAAAAAGATGAACATCCATTTACATTACCTTTGTTATCGTTATTCTCAAGACAATCTGATGAACTtactaaaagaaaataaatctacTCTTGCAACACACGTGAAAGCGCGCCTTAATTCATTGGGGATTTTTAAAACTAATTCGAAGGATGAGGCAGACATTTGGACGCAATCTATTTTCCAATCAGACCAGAAAAGATACGATAGTGTTGATGAACATAATCAGACCAACGATAGTGGTACGGAGGCTGAGAGTATTTTGAGGACTTTTTCAGAGTTATGTGCTATTGATATTAGTAAGGAAGCGAACACATTGGATATAGGAAACGAATTGAGTGAAGACCAGATGTGTCTGATAGCTTCATGTGTGGAAAATAACTATCTTCAGCCCTTAAATGAAACTATTCTTGAATCACAACATTCAATGAAAATAAGTGTTACAAATGATACTCCAATATTCTGTAAACCTAGGCGGTTGTCTTTTGCCGAACGCAATCAGGTTCGTGATATAGTTAAAAATTtattagaaaaacaaattattcgaCCCAGCAATTCACCTTACGCATCTGCTATTGTGTTAGTACGGAAGAAAAATGGTGAGGTACGAATGTGTGTTGACTACCGTccgttaaataaaataacaattcgTGATAACTATCCAATACCTTTGATTGACACTTGCCTCGAACACCTAAGCGGTAAACGGTATTTCACTCTCTTAGATCTCAAAAGCGGCTTTCATCAAATTAAGATGCACGAAGATTCTATTAGTTACACTGCCTTTGTAACACCTGACGGACAGTATGAATATCTGAAAATGCCATTTGGGCTAAAAAACGCTCCATCAggatttcaaagattcattaacTCAGTACTGCGAGAATTCATCGACGAAGCCAAACTAGTCGTCTATCTTGACGACATAATCATAGCGTCAAAGACGTTTCAAGATCATTTAGAAACTCTAGGTGCTGTTTTAAAAACTCTTAGGAAGAATGGATTGGAACTGCGTATTGACAAATGCAAATTTGGGTGCAGTAACTTGGATTACCTTGGTTACTATGTAAACTCAAAGGGAATTCAACCAAGCAACTACCACATTAAGGCTATCCAAAATTACCCAGTGCCTAAAACCTCAAAGGAAGTTCAGCGTTGTCTTGGtttgttttcctattttaGACGATTCGTCCCGTCTTTCTCGAACATTGCAAAACCTTTGAGCAATCTACTTAAAGAAAAAGTGTCTTTCCAATTTGATGAAGCATGTATGAACGCATTTAATGAATTGAAAACCAAATTAATTAATGCTCCTGTGTTGGCAATTTATGATCCTTCTCGAGAAACAGAACTACATTGCGATGCCAGCACAGTTGGATTTGGCTCGGTTTTACTTCAAAAGCAAGATGATTGCTTTGGGATCAAGATGATTGCTGCAAGACTGGAAATTCCATCCAGTGGCATATTTTTCGAAAACTGCTTCTTCTAGTGAGTCCAATCTTCACAGCTACGAGTTAGAAACTTTGTCAGTGATTTACGCCTTGAAGCGTTTTCATGCATATGTGCATGGTATCCCTATAAAGATAGTAACCGATTGTAATTCCCTAGTGGAAACTTTGAAGAACAGGAACTGCTCCGCCAAAATTGCAAGGTGGTCCCTGTTCTTAGAAAACTATGAATACACTATGCAGTATCGCCCTGGAACAGCAATGGGTCACGCTGATGCACTTAGTCGCTCCAAAATGGCAGGTGCTGTTGACGAGTTGGATCTCGACATTCAGTTGCAGATAGCTCAGGGCCGAGATCCTACATTAGTTCATCTAAGAACCGAActagaaacaaaaccaattccAGGGTACACACTACTGGATGGTGTGATATATCGTCAATCCCCTGAAAGCAAATTGCAATTGATCGTTCCAAAAGAACTGATAAAAAATGTGATTAGAAGCACTCAACTAAGCATGAAAGCATAGGCCATTTAGGTGTTGACAAGTGCTGTTCACAAATCGCCAAACACTATTGGTTTTCAGGTATGAAAAATCAGGTACAAAATTTCATTCAGAATTGCCTTAAATGTATACTTTTCTCTGCCCCCCCAAGAAAAAACAAGCGCAATTTGTACAACATCCCCAAAAGTTcagtacagtatcggacagaaagatagggcattgggtttttaacgcaccgtgcacccgttgggccaagtttatgtgtggtttgtatatgtttgtgtttgtgtgtgtgtgtatgtgtgtgtatgtgtgtgtgtgtatgtgtgtgtgcatgtgtgtgtgtgtgtggatgtatgtttgaatgtgtattgatgtgtgtgtttgtttcacaagtaggtcgtttcggatagatttgtaagtagcttttttgtgttttgggttaggtttttggtgtgataagcaggaccaccgccctcgcgatcagtgtgttttcgatatattaacaatgttacggtcttctttcgccgtgggcTTCTGAGGACgaccggttgacttgcgcgtttcggttgtccaagcgcgtttcagttgtctaagcacgtttcggttgtccgaagcgcgtttgccacaaaagtgcgcgatcgttccattacgaactcgatccttttgcgcttaatgccagcagcagccattcgcttttacatatggcgctgataatcggtacaacgtttacctcgacccattgttactaacattgcttgcttggaccgtcaagaacgcgctggttaaaaacttggacacggctgatcccgtgctctgcctgcgttctacttctatacgcgatgaattacatcgttgtcgagcagcgaaaacatcgcatggataaaaactatcaacgagtacgcgagtaagcgtcttcccttcaaaatcgagaacagaatactgccgcgctcatgaaacaaaacgcccattgaaaagaacaactgcgcgccagctcaatgcacgcacaaagtttcccatgcgcacacaacgtgcaacgcagagatgcacgaaggcctttcaatggcgtgcactggagaaacacctgtgagagaatgccgagttcattgctattgtgcgtgtgtccatttcgcaccggtgtcgcattcacattcatgaaacagcacacctgcgttttcgtccgaggaacaagggctgctgtcgatgcaaactttagtttttatccaagtgtaaacgcacaatgtttcacatgataacacacataataagaataatttcaacgcaatatgacatcatggcaagctatgtttttcagacacaaacccgcgcacgtgcaaatacacattaaaaagcacactaactttctactactacacacacacacatgcacacacacacacacacacacacacacaaacacacacacacacacacacaaacacacacacacactcacccacatacacgcacacatacacacatacacacacacaaacacgagtaacgtggcaaaacaagtgcacggtgcattgaaaaaaaagggtcctatcttaatgtccgatactgtacctttCGATACCCTTCACATCGACCATTTTGGCCCATTACCATCCATAAAATCTaaaaagaaatacattttAGTGGTGATCGATTCTTTTACTAAATTCACAAAACTTTACCCCACCACTACGACCAACACAAGGGAGGTTTGTTCTGTGTTGGGACAATATTTTAACTATTATAGCCGTCCCAAACGAATAGTGAGTGATCGTGCAACTTGTTTTTCATCTCAGGAGTTTAAAACGTTTCTCAGTGATCGTAACATAATACATGTTCAAAATGCCGTTTGTTCCCCTCAAGCCAACGGTCAGGTTGAGAGAGTTAACAGAGTAATCAAACCCATGTTAAGCAAAATTACTGATTCCGTGGATCATGCAGATTGGTGTTCCAAATTATCTGAAGTCGAATATGCGctgaacaacacaacacactcgTCAACGTATTTTGCTCCTTCGGTTTTGTTATTCGGTGTCGAACAACGTGGTACCATTATAAACGAATTCAAAGAGTATCTAGATAACAAAAACGAACCTTCTAGAAATTTAGAAACTATTCGTTCTGAAGCTtctgaaaatataaaaagatcACAGGAAATCAACCTGATTCAGTTTGGCAAAAGACACAACCCAGCGGTAGAATTTGCGGAAGGGGATCTTGTTGTTATTCGAAACGTCGATAATTCAGCAAATTCTAACAAGAAATTTATTGCCAAGTTCAAAGGTCCTTACATAGTTCACAAACAACTTCCGAACGACCGTTATGTAATTCGAGATATCGATGGTTTCCAACATACTCAAATCCCATATGATGGTATACTTGAGTCTGATAAGCTTAGACATTGGATTGCGCCAGATGCTGATCTTGCCCCAGAATTATGTGATGCGACACTACATGATGAGAATGTTTAACGAATTGAGGACAATTTATTTGTCAGGATAGGCCGAGTTGTAAaagtttggaaaatgtatataCGTGTAAACGCTACTTGATGTCACGGTACGTGTATATTAGCATTAGgttatttttgacagctgcCAACAGAACAGAATAAAAAGCGAACGAATCAGGACGCCAAATCGAAGTGACTACAATTTAATCGATTTTACAATtgtaaaaattttaaattgtaaaaattgtagattgtaaaaaagtttaaattgtaaaaattgtaaattgtactaattttaTGTACCTAGCTAGCCTTTATTTTTGCAGGAATATACCATTGaactgaaatgttttatttgtacattGCAGCTCTTTGAGAACTGACCTGGATGTACCACGGAATGTTGTGTTTCTTATTAGTCCGCATACACTAATAATGATTTGGAATCCTGGAATCTAGGTTATACGGTTTTGGTCTTCTTCCAACAGGATATATTCCATCTGATCCGGAAAATCAACTATTCCTTCTGGCCCTGTTTTCCTGCACCATTTTTGCTGCAACCTCTACCCCAACTGCTACAATGGAAGCtattgctgttgccgctgcgataaaaaaaagtttcttatttttacagTAACGTTTAtgtgtattttaatattttatattacagCTTTTTCGAGGTTGAGGACTGATAATGGAAGAAAACTGCTGCATCTTCCGGGCCATCAACATAATAACGGGGTCATGGGGATGGTGAATGATGAGTAATTGAGTCGAGATTAatagttttttattattgatttgCTTCCAGAACGTTGAGCAAAGCCTTCGGCTAATTGCCGAGGTGGAACGACGGCCTGCTTTATGGCAAAAGCGGTCGGAGTTTTACAAGAACGGAATTCGGCGTAGGGATGCGTGGACCGAGATTGGTGGAATCTTGGAACTTACCGTCGAAGAGGCCAGTTACCAGTGGAGGAAGCTGCTGACCAGCTACCGGACGTATAAGTCCAAGCTTCGTAAAAGTCAGCAAAGCGGAGCAGGTActcatcaaatttaaaataatatgaaaCTGTTCGATGACAAAATTTTATCATTCGTAGCGGCTGAGGACGTTTTTCGGCCAAGATGGTTCGCCTTCGACGCGATGAAGTTCCTTGACGATACCATGAAGGACGGCACGCATCTCGATACGGtaagttgttttgttatttatcagtaaattttatatttcactGCGAGTTAAGGGCGGTCCTGtggcacagcaacaacatgcccgtcatgggttgaaGCCCCATATGGGTTctagtgatgggcgggtcgacccgaacctatggggtcggagccatccgtaagcgacccggagtcgttcgggtcgacccgaaaggtacaagtaggttcagtgggtgcaactactccggtaggtgcaagaaagcataagcgactccgacccgttggtgcaacgagttcgggttgGGCCACGGTCGGTTCAGTTTGACCCaagggtgcagcgagttcgggtcgacccggaagatcagtaggtgcgagaaagcataagccaCTCCAACctgttggtgcagcgagttcgggtcgggtatTGAACCTACCTTGACACGACCCGTCATCATCATACTCATCAGTCGGGTTTACCCTAACTCGCTGCACTCGcgggtcggatttgattccgactccgacctagcgcactcgctgcacccacgggtcggaatcgattccggctggctcgcacccgactccgggtgacCCAACACTAGACCGTTCCCGAACAGCAAGAACTCTCGTTGTACTGAATTAAGTTTTGAAAGTCTGTATAGGTCGGCATGTGCGCGTAGGACGTttatgccaaatagaagatgtatgataacgataaaataatgttttcaaatttGATAAGCTCTGTAGAGCGTTactataaaattttatttcatacggtattttattttgctcaaCACGCGAAGCTTTCGTGGAATGAGTATAACAAAAAAGTTGTATTAGTACTTCTGTTGCTAGTTCATGTTTCATTATTCTCATAAAGGAATtcgtttttgaaaaaaaaatcatcaagcATTAATACAGGAGCCTTAATCATACGCGTGTTCCCTACAATACACTTGTGTTTCTAAAcacttgtgttgtgtttggtgtTTCTAAAACGATCGCAAATAAATCGTTTTATCTTAATAACTTGCCAAGCGTGATTCACGTTGAACCATTCTTTCATCTAAACAATGGTGGGTGGACAATGCATAGGTACAAGTGTAGAAGCGACGATGTGGGTTAGCATATTATACATATAATGTGTAACTCCATGTAATCTACGCACATTCTACGATTTAATAACTAATTATCAACTTAATAAATGGCACATACAAAGAGTTGTATTGCATTAATGATTAAGTTGGTTATTATACTTAAGATCATGTGCAATGTGTAAACGTATATTCAACAAGTCGTTTGGCGTGCGACAGGGTATGCCTTGTAGTCCGCTCTTTGTAGTTGGAGCTCTCTCGCCTTctacaaaacgcccattgacgACCCTGTCAAAAGATGAAGGGCGAGTGTATGTATTGCGTGAAGCACTCTGTCGAAGAAAATTATGCAGATATATTGTTGTCATAATAACCGTTTTAGCTTCTTCTGGCTCTAGCAGAATCGGGCTTTTAAAAATTCGGAACGGTTGGCTAAAATCCCGAACACATTTTCAACGATCATTCGAGCACGAGAGTGACGTTTGTTGAAAACTCTTTCAATTGTCCCTTCCGCATGCATGCCTCCAAATGGTCGAATGCAGTACCTGGTAAAAGCAAACGCTTTATCGCCTAAAAGAAAGTAAGGTACTCGCATTGCATATGGAACTCGCAGTGGTTCAGGTTCCGGAACGTTCAAACTGTTGTTTTCCAGCTTCTGGTACAAGCGTGTGTTTTTAAACACACCTCCGTCAGATATTCCACCTTTTCCTCCAATATCTGCATGTAAAAAGTTGTAATCGGCATCTACTACCGCAAGTAATACAATGCTGAAATAATGTTGATAGTTGTAATACTCTGATCCACTATTACTAGGCTTTTCCACTTGTACGTGTTTGCCATCAATGGACCCAATTGCATGCGGAAAATTCCACCTTTGTTCAAACTTATTTGATTTCTCCTTCCATTCTTCTGCTG comes from the Anopheles coluzzii chromosome 2, AcolN3, whole genome shotgun sequence genome and includes:
- the LOC120961301 gene encoding uncharacterized protein LOC120961301, with translation MSDDLSNNDHNYNRRLRRNRRWWMRPVFFRKRQDGNRLLDDIKAEMVNDTIKKFMRMKHEDFDRLYALVGPEISRMDTNMREAITAQERLFITLRYLATGETFASLQYLFRVSKSSIAKIVKDVCACLNKHLRSYVKMPSTAEEWKEKSNKFEQRWNFPHAIGSIDGKHVQVEKPSNSGSEYYNYQHYFSIVLLAVVDADYNFLHADIGGKGGISDGGVFKNTRLYQKLENNSLNVPEPEPLRVPYAMRVPYFLLGDKAFAFTRYCIRPFGGMHAEGTIERVFNKRHSRARMIVENVFGILANRSEFLKARFC